In Hypomesus transpacificus isolate Combined female chromosome 4, fHypTra1, whole genome shotgun sequence, the following are encoded in one genomic region:
- the chrac1 gene encoding chromatin accessibility complex protein 1, whose protein sequence is MSRDNVDDKVHDATNSKIISLPMARVKLIMKSSPDVSMINQDALFLTTKATELFVQHLALSSFRNGAGKDTNTLSYSDLAHTAEETETFQFLTDILPKKILAREYLKSLEELKEEADI, encoded by the exons ATGTCTCGGGACAACGTGGATGACAAAGTTCACGATGCAACGAATAGCAAGATCATTTCACTCCCAATGGCACGAGTAAAGCTGATAATGAAAAGTTCTCCGGATGTATCAATGATAAACCAGGACGCTCTTTTTCTAACTACCAAAGCAACA GAACTCTTCGTGCAGCATTTGGCTTTGTCCTCGTTTAGAAACGGAGCTGGGAAAGACACGAACACGTTGTCTTATAGTGATCTGGCCCATACTGCGGAGGAAACCGAGACTTTCCAGTTTCTGACAG ATATCCTTCCTAAAAAGATCTTGGCAAGGGAATACCTAAAGAGTCTGGAGGAACTGAAGGAGGAAGCGGACATCTGA
- the gatad1 gene encoding GATA zinc finger domain-containing protein 1: MPLGLKPCCSVCKTNSSSMWKKGNQGEILCNNCTGKSSNAGVSGPSASSNIQQNNGGGKQSKQEIHRRSARLRSTKYKAPASEKKVSTKGKGRRHIFKLKNPIKAPESVSTIITSESVFYKGVYFQIGDVIKVTDEDDGMPYYAQIRGFVQDQYCEKSAALTWLIPTQASPKDRFDPGTYIVGPEEDLPRKMEYLEFVCHAPSEYFKSRSFPFPTIPIRPEKGYIWTPIGPPPPASGFKEPMGSSI; this comes from the exons ATGCCGCTTGGTTTAAAGCCATGTTGTTCGGTTTGCAAAACAAACTCGTCGTCTATGTGGAAAAAGGGAAACCAAGGAGAGATATTGTGCAATAACTGCACAGGAAAGAGCAGCAATGCTGGAGTGTCAGGACCATCAGCGTCCTCCAACATACAACAAAACAACGGCGGGGGCAAGCAG TCGAAGCAGGAGATCCATCGGAGATCTGCACGCCTGAGAAGTACCAAATACAAAGCCCCCGCGTCTGAAAAGAAGGTGTCAACGAAAGGCAAGGGAAGACGACACATCTTCAAACTGAAAAAC CCGATCAAAGCACCAGAATCGGTATCCACCATCATCACGTCGGAATCCGTGTTTTATAAG GGAGTGTACTTTCAGATCGGCGATGTTATCAAGGTGACGGACGAGGATGACGGGATGCCCTACTATGCCCAGATCCGGGGCTTTGTCCAGGACCAGTACTGTGAGAAGAGTGCAGCACTGACCTGGCTGATCCCCACCCAGGCCAGCCCCAAGGACAGGTTCGATCCTGGCACTTACATTGTTG GTCCAGAAGAGGATCTGCCGAGGAAAATGGAGTACCTGGAGTTTGTGTGCCACGCCCCATCGGAGTACTTCAAGTCCCGTAGTTTCCCCTTCCCAACCATCCCCATCCGCCCCGAGAAGGGCTACATCTGGACTCCTATAGGCCCCCCCCCGCCAGCCAGCGGCTTTAAAGAACCCATGGGCTCCAGTATCTAG
- the si:ch211-57n23.1 gene encoding uncharacterized protein si:ch211-57n23.1, producing MFLQKGLSLTSLACLSLLLQGPGCPVEGGGDFGSEPGADPDQGGQEWGSGTLLLQELLHSFPADSPFVLETPGKPANCSQRFWLPSSFPVCWDSIAGPEEFEHSRLLVLQNRAALQTVSQSSGAEEGGLSYNQQVLEEVQGIRADHLSMEETMESMRKVFQTQEENRMEGKVFLTQEENRVEGKETVAFSSIKEHIAITRASLSSKEHAAVVLEGHFSSLEKSLHIMQHRLNRLTAQ from the exons ATGTTTCTCCAGAAGGGACTAAGTTTGACCAGCCTTGCCTGcctgtccctgctcctccagggccCAGGCTGtcctgtggaggggggaggggacttTGGCTCCGAGCCAGGTGCCGACCCAGACCAGGGGGGCCAGGAGTGGGGCTCTGGTACCTTGCTCCTCCAGGAGCTGCTTCACAGCTTCCCAGCCGACAGCCCGTTTGTGTTAGAGACCCCGGGGAAGCCGGCCAACTGCTCCCAGCGCTTCTGGCTGCCCTCCTCCTTCCCGGTCTGCTGGGACAGCATCGCCGGCCCAGAGGAGTTTGAGCATTCCAGGCTGCTGGTTCTCCAGAACCGTGCGGCTCTGCAGACCGTGTCCCAGTCTAGCGGGGccgaggagggggggctgtcgtacaaccagcaggtcctggaggaggtgcaggggatCAGGGCGGATCATCTGAGCATGGAGGAGACCATGGAGAGCATGCGGAAGGTGTTCCAAACTCAGGAGGAGAACAGGATGGAGGGGAAGGTGTTCCTAACCCAGGAGGAGAacagggtggaggggaaggagacTGTTGCCTTCTCAAG TATAAAGGAGCATATTGCAATCACCAGGGCTTCCTTGAGTAGTAAGGAACATGCGGCCGTGGTTCTGGAGGGGCACTTCTCCAGCCTGGAGAAGTCTTTACACATCATGCAACACCGACTTAACAGACTAACGGCTCAGTAA